A region from the Engraulis encrasicolus isolate BLACKSEA-1 chromosome 18, IST_EnEncr_1.0, whole genome shotgun sequence genome encodes:
- the LOC134468557 gene encoding uncharacterized protein DDB_G0290685-like produces the protein MRAPVLVVLVMLLNALVYDVSTSPVKGVSPSKGKDQQKDQQIQTTATPQQPKDSTSLVKDVSPGKGKDQQKDQLSEDDVPATTAHTTLNETTPESTEHRREADGADGQGDGDGQAEGDDGLGEDDSNDQGETNSQGDGSEESDGQSSEDSDGQSSEDSDGQSSEEGETN, from the exons ATGAGGGCTCCAGTTCTGGTTGTGCTTGTCATGCTGCTTAATGCTTTAGTCTATGATG tttcCACCTCTCCGGTTAAAGGGGTTTCTCCAAGCAAAGGCAAGGATCAACAAAAAG ATCAACAGATCCAGACCACAGCCACTCCACAGCAGCCCAAAG ATTCCACTTCTCTGGTGAAGGATGTTTCTCCAGGCAAAGGGAAGGATCAACAAAAGG ATCAATTGAGTGAAGATGATGTGCCTGCTACCACCGCACACACTACTTTGAATGAAACCACACCAGAATCTACAG AGCATAGAAGAGAAGCGGATGGGGCTGATGGCCAAGGTGATGGTGATGGCCAGGCTGAGGGAGATGATggcctag GTGAAGATGACTCTAATGACCAGGGTGAGACCAACAGCCAAGGTGACGGCAGCGAAGAATCTGATGGCCAGTCGTCTGAGGACTCTGATGGCCAGTCGTCTGAGGACTCTGATGGCCAGTCGTCTGAGGA AGGTGAAACAAATTAG